A single region of the Glycine max cultivar Williams 82 chromosome 20, Glycine_max_v4.0, whole genome shotgun sequence genome encodes:
- the LOC102661746 gene encoding uncharacterized protein — protein MTLFEEDVEDEDKDKWIVWFDGVSNTLGHGIRAILVSPNKQYIPFTASLCFNYTNNISEYEACALGIRATIDFRVKLLKVYGDSALVIHQLKGEWETKDHKLVSYQAYIRKLMELFDDISFHHIPREENQMVDALATLASMFKVSSHGDLPYIEFGCRSEPTHFCLIEEEEDGKPWYFDIKCYIEDKEYPPKASDNDKRTL, from the coding sequence ATGACCTTGTTTGAGGAGGATGTCGAAGATGAGGACAAGGATAAGTGgattgtgtggtttgatggtGTGTCTAATACACTAGGCCATGGGATAAGGGCAATATTGGTTTCCCCGAATAAACAATATATACCTTTCACGGCTAGTTTGTGCTTCAACTACACAAACAACATATCGGAGTACGAGGCATGTGCCCTTGGTATCCGAGCAACGATCGACTTTAGGGTCAAGTTACTCAAGGTATACGGGGACTCGGCATTGGTGATTCATCAGTTGAAAGGTGAATGGGAGACCAAGGACCACAAATTGGTGTCTTACCAGGCTTACATCAGGAAATTGATGGAACTATTTGATGACATATCATTTCATCACATTCCtagagaggaaaatcaaatggtcgaCGCCCTTGCCACTCTAGCGTCTATGTTCAAAGTGAGCTCGCATGGAGATTTGCCATACATTGAATTCGGATGTCGTAGTGAGCCTACACATTTCTGTTTGATAGAAGAAGAGGAggatggtaagccttggtacTTCGATATCAAATGTTACATTGAAGACAAGGAATACCCACCTAAGGCctctgacaatgacaagaggACATTATGA